The Linepithema humile isolate Giens D197 chromosome 2, Lhum_UNIL_v1.0, whole genome shotgun sequence genome has a segment encoding these proteins:
- the LOC105679996 gene encoding protein toll-like, translating to MSTRHKICLVILCIAMTCVFAQYPTNKCHQNLNDDQVVLINCTIHNNNSVFNIYISQENDITINHFNCINSSGLSDLNPDVWENITHNISWPFYEAIQFDDCNLPENVKLIDVVQMLRAIESNIHILILQSHKNLSLTLNKYHLNGFTNLEKLEIENYKTFHVESDLLANLKKLQTLSLSSLEHLADEFFDYTPNLRTLNLNNNHLKLIKPSTFNKLKNLIYLSLQNNSLYKLQLGFFDKLVALKNLDISENFLTELPPGIFDKLVALETLDVSENSLTELPPGIFDKLVALKTLDVSKNYLTKLSLGIFDKLVALKNLDVSENSLTELPPDIFDKLVALETLDISINNLFNLFGLDNVFNLNSIFGKLKNLNTLNLNKNYFTYLEKDLLRYNTKLLRVDLSYNQRHLTLLDEFSNLTKLDTVILTNNGLVTLPENLFRGSIRLTTIILSNNYLQTLPVNLFWDLEELTTLNLDSNHLEVLPDDIFSNIKGLKYLILSNNRITSVPERLFKTLRRLEELNMERNHLKIISNYNFRYVRNLKTIKLSHNFLTLESNGLYVSSPFYNCDSLTELYLANNSISKIFDDWINSKKLRRLDLSYNNISSIQVEDLMFSSPNIIVNLTQNKIQHIPLYDAKHIKEGIRTKRNRTVKILMENNPLNCDREMYDFLCYGDKMHNVQSYFQIELENLICHSPKELEKVRICSRNISEINFNNFYSFDTTVIINISAAIALIALIIGILCYKYQTHIKIWLFKWCLRFTAREKLNNDVSYEVCLCTSRRKITIL from the exons ATGAGTACCCGTCATAAGATATGCCTAGTGATTCTATGCATTGCTATGACATGCGTTTTTGCTCAATATCCAACAAACAAGTGCCATCAGAATTTAAATGACGATCAAGTGGTTctaattaattgtacaatacataataataattctgttttcaatatatatattagccaagaaaatgatataaca ATCAACCATTTCAACTGTATCAACTCATCGGGCTTGTCAGATTTGAATCCAGACGTATGGGAAAATATTACGCATAACATTTCATGGCCGTTTTACGAAGCCATACAGTTCGACGACTGCAATTTACCTGAGAACGTTAAATTGATTGACGTTGTGCAAATGCTAAGAGCTATAGAATCAaacattcatatattaattcttcaaTCGCACAAAAACTTGAGCTTGACTTTGAATAAGTATCACCTAAATGgttttacaaatttagaaaAGCTGGAAATAGAGAATTACAAGACATTCCATGTGGAGAGCGATTTGTTAgctaatttgaaaaaattgcaaaccCTTTCCCTATCCAGCTTAGAACATTTGGCCGATGAATTTTTTGATTATACCCCCAATTTAAGAACACTCAATTTGAACAATAATCatttgaaattgataaaacCAAGCACATTTAATaagctgaaaaatttaatatatctgagtctacaaaataatagtttatacaAGCTTCAATTGGGTTTTTTCGACAAACTTGTCGCTCTGAAAAACCTCGATATTTCAGAGAATTTTTTAACCGAGCTTCCACCGGGTATTTTCGATAAACTTGTCGCTCTGGAGACCCTCGATGTTTCAGAGAATTCTTTAACCGAGCTTCCACCGGGTATTTTCGATAAACTTGTCGCTCTAAAGACCCTCGATGtttcaaagaattatttaaccAAGCTTTCATTGGGTATTTTCGACAAACTTGTCGCTCTGAAAAACCTCGATGTTTCAGAGAATTCTTTAACCGAGCTTCCACCcgatattttcgataaacttGTCGCTCTGGAGACCCtcgatatttcaataaataatttatttaatttattcggtTTAGACAATGTATTCAATTTAAACAGTATATTCGGAAAGCTGAAAAACCTTAATacacttaatttaaataagaactattttacatatttggAAAAAGATCTTCTAcgatataatacaaaattattacgcGTTGACTTAAGTTACAACCAGAGACATTTGACTTTATTAGATGAATTTAGCAATTTAACGAAATTGGACACTGTGATACTGACGAATAATGGACTAGTGACATTACCGGAAAATCTCTTTAGGGGATCAATTAGACTGACTACGATTATATTGAGTAACAATTACCTCCAAACTTTGCCCGTAAATCTATTCTGGGATTTGGAAGAGTTAACAACATTGAATCTGGATTCTAATCATCTAGAAGTTTTGCCTGATgatattttctcaaatatcaagggtttaaaatatttgattttatcaaataatcgcATTACTTCTGTTCCCGA ACGactatttaaaacattacgGCGGTTGGAAGAATTAAATATGGAAcgaaatcatttaaaaattatttccaactaCAATTTTCGTTATGTCAGAAATTTAAAGACTATCAAATTGTCTCACAACTTTCTTACATTAGAATCTAATGGCTTATATGTCAGTTCACCTTTCTACAATTGCGACTCGCTGACAGAACTATATTTAGCTAACAATagcatttcgaaaatatttgacGATTGGATTAACTCCAAGAAGCTTCGTAGATTGGATCTCAGTTATAACAACATATCTTCTATACAA GTAGAAGATTTAATGTTTTCATCGCCCAACATTATAGTGAACTTgactcaaaataaaatacagcaTATCCCTTTATACGATgctaaacatataaaagagGGAATTCGTACTAAAAGAAATCGtaccgtaaaaatattaatggaaaataatccattaAATTGTGATCGTGAAATGTACGATTTTCTATGTTATGGAGACAAAATGCACAACGTTCAAAGCTATTTTCAGatagaattagaaaatttaatttgtcacaGTCCGAAAGAATTGGAAAAAGTACGAATATGTTCTAGAAATATatcggaaataaattttaataatttttattcgtttgACACAACAGTGATTATCAACATTAGTGCAGCAATTGCTcttattgcattaattattgGTATTTTGTGTTACAAATATCAAACACATATTAAGATATGGCTGTTCAAGTGGTGTTTACGGTTTACAGCGAGAGAGAAATTGAATAACGACGTATCGTACGAGGTATGCTTATGCACTTCTCGCAGGaaaatcacaattttataa